One Nocardiopsis gilva YIM 90087 genomic window, TCTGCGCTTGACGGTGGCGATGTCCTCGTCCTCGGCGGTGATCCGCACCGTGATGTCATGCGCCGTGATCCGCGGGCTGTCGAACACATCCAGGCCGTGCAGGCGGCAGGCGGTCTCGGCCTCCGCCGCCCCGTGGTCGGCCACCGTGTGGTGCCGGGTCTCCCGGGCCGCCTCGACGAGCGCCTCCCGCCGCGCCTCGGTCTCCAACCGGGAGCGGGTGTGGGTGTCCGGCGTGGCGAAGCTCAGCCGCATTGCGAACTGCGCGCTGAACCGCAGCCCCGCGTCGCTGCTGGGGAGCCGGGACGAGAACGTCAGGGTTACCGGCTCCTGGTGGAACGCGATACTCCAGTGCGGCAGCTCGCCGCGTGTACGCCACCAACCCCACATCGCTGTCACCTGCCTTTCTGCTTGCGCCCGGCGACCAGGGGGTCCTCCAGGCGGATGCGGTCCGCCAGCACCGCGAACACGGGTTCTCTCCGCCGCTCCTCGACCACTCGGGTGATCCGGACGTTGGCGCGCGTGCTCCTGCGTCCGGCACAGACGAGCGACCGCATGACGGGTCGAGGATCGCCTTCGTAGGCCGCCACCGTTGTCAGCCACCCGCGCAGCACGTCGGTTGGTTCACCCACCGTGGAAGCGGCTCCGGAGGTGAACAGGGCGACCCACGCGTCCCCCACTGCTTCCGGTGTGATGTTGTTCCTGGTCAGCACCAGGTCATCGAAGAGGAGTGGGCGCTGCCCGCCACCCGACCGTGTCAGCAGCCCGGCCAGGAACGCCCCCGCGATGCCCGCCCGGCCCCGGCCATCCGCGATCCACTCGCCCAGTTCGCGGACGACCGCCGCCCGACCGCCGGCGTCATAAGCGATGGAGGTGAGGGCGTCGTGGAGCTCCACGCGCAGCCGGTCGACGTCAGCGCGGTCGGCGATCCACTTCAGGCGGGTGAGCGCGGACCGCGGCTCCACGCGCCCGTAGTACCCGCAGACGCGGACCAGCGCCGCGTCCGTGGCGACGCTGCGCCGCGCGGACGGGGTGTTGGCCAGGTCGTAGACGAACCGGCGCACCGGCCGCGCGAGTTCCGGGTGGACGGCGGCCCGCGCCGTGATGTCGACGATGGCCGGCTGGAGCGGGAGTGACTCCGCCCAGTCCAGGAAGAGGCGGGTCAGGGGGCGCACGTCGCCGTTGCGGGCCGCGAGCGCGTACCAGCGGTGGGCCACGTCCGCCCGCTGCCACCACGGCAGGGCGAGCGCGGCCGTCCGCGACCAGCGCAGCACGGCGTCGCGGGAGCGCGGGTACTCGTGCCAGAGGAAGTCCAGGACGGCCGCGCCGTACCCCTGCTTGGGCAGGTGGACGGTCTTGTCGTCGGCCAGTTCGGCGCCCACGTCCTCCAGGAGCTTCCACAGCGCGGCGCCGGACACCACCGTGGGGAACGGCGACTCGACCTCCCAGAGCCGCGCGAGCCGATGCGTCTGCTCCAGCACCACGTCGGAGGGGCATCCCTCCAGCAGGGCCACGGCCTGGAGGAGGGCGATGTCGAACTCCCCGGAGCCCTCGCGCCGACCGAACCAGGCGCGCAGCTCCTGTGACCAGTTGCCGAACGCTCCCAGGGTCGTCGTGACCCACTGTTTGAACTCCTCGTCCAAGAGGACGGGGGCGCCGTGGCGGAAGCGGTCGGCGTCGGCGGCGAGACGCGCGGCTTCCGCCGGGCTCCGCCCTTTCAGCAAGGCTCGCACCTCGTCGTGCCGCAACCAGCGCTGCGCCTCGTCGTTCGATCTCAGGTGGGCGAGATGTCGGGCGAAGACGGGCTCGGGGTCGGGCGGCGTGCGGAGATCCAAGCGGGCGAATCCATCGATGGGATCGGCCTGCCACTGGCGGGCGGTGGCGACGAGCGCCAACCAGGACTCGGACTCGGCGACACGGGTGGCGAAGTCGCGGACCCGTGGGCGGTACCGGGTGATGGCCTCCCCCAGCGACGTCAGGTCGAGAAGGTAGGCGTATCCGGGTTCCGCCACGAGGCGCCGCGGGTCCCAGTCGGCGTCCTCTGGGGACACCTCGCGTATCTCCTTGCCGCTGAAGGCCAACGCGTGGATCGCGGCGGTCGTACGGCCGGTGCCCGGTTCTCCGGTGACCACCCCGATCCGCACGTCCAGAAAGTCCGGAAGAAAACCCCGCTCGTATTCATCGCTGTCGGGAGGGACGAATGTCGAACAGACATTGTGCACGCGCTCGGCGTGAACACGGATCGCCCGACTGATCCACTGCTTGTCCTCATATGTCTCACGCTCAGCACGCGGCTGCTCGTGGAAGTGGTAGTGGGCGTACATCCCGCCGGTCAGCGACCCCACTTGGATGAGATGCCCGCTGACGTCCCCGGCGCTGTTGTCCGTGTTGTCCGTCTCCCCGGTGGTGACCGGGTCCTCCACCGGGCCCGTCCTACCCGGTGAAGGACCCGGTGGTTCGTCGCCGAGTCCGTGCCGTTCCTCAGGGACCGGCCCGTCCGGGGGTGCCGGGCTCACCGGCCCTCCGATCCACCGGTGGACTTGCCGTGGAAGCTGAGGTCACCGGTGATGGTGTCGGCCTGGATGACCTGGCCGTTGTTGGTGCCGACGCTGTTGTGCGTCCTGGGGCCGGCAGGGCCGGTGGGGGTGGGCGTGGCCGTCGTCTGGTTCGGGTCCGGTCGGTCGTCTACCCGTGCCGCCGCGGGTGCCGCACCCGTGGGGTCTGCGGATGCGGCACGTTCGGCGGCCCCGTCTCCGTTCGCCTCGCCCGCGCCCGGGGGACGGGACGACGGAACGGGAACGTACAGGTAGCCCTCGGCGGCGAATTCCTTCTCCGCGATGCTGACGTGGACCGGGCGGAAGCGGCTCTGGTGTACGCCGCCGAATCCGCTGAGGACCGCGTCCTCATAGACGCGGCGGGAGACGATCGCGGCCAGCAGGGTGGCGTCGGGGTGGGAGTCGGCGAGCGCGCGCTTGACCGGCTCGGCGTCGAGCAGCCGGTGGGTGTGGATCATGGCCTCGCCCATGGCGTCGATGGGGCTGCCGGTACCGCTGTCCGGCAGCGGGCCGACGTCGATGCTGGCGCGCAGCCGCAGCCGCAGGTCCGGATGCTGCGCGGAAAGCTCCGACCTGCGGTCGAACAGGACATCCTGCAACCGGTCCAGGAACGGGTGGATGAGGAAGGGCAGATGCTCCGGTTCCAGGCCGATGACGTAGCCGTCCCCACTGTGGCGCGGAAACCGGCGGTCCGCCCAGAGTCGGCCCAGCCCGCTCCGCTGGAACGCGCGCTCCAGCACGTCCGGGATGGCCTCGCCGATGACCTGCTGGTACCGGGCGGGGTTGCGGCTGAACTTCTCCGCGTCCACGGCGAGCACCGCGCGGTACGGGGGCAGCGCGACACTGGTGGTCTCCGCGCGCACTGGGATGTCCATTCGGGGGGCTCCGTTTTCTACCGGGATCTCCGGGTCTCGACCGAACGCCCCCAGCTTCCACCGCACCGGGCCCGTCGTCTGTCCGAAACTGAACACACGGACACCGCGTGAGCTATATCACCTCGGACTCTCCCGCTTCGGCGAGTGACTCCAGCAGGTCCAAGTCGTGGATGGCGACGTACTTCCGACCGGTCCGAATCGCCCCGAGCTCCTTCAACCGCGTGTACTCCAGGGCCACCGACGTCCGAGAGAGGCCGATGTAGTCCGCGATGTCGCGCTGGGACAGGGAGATCGCGAGCAGCACGCCGCGTCGGCGTGGCACCGCACCGTCGCTCACCTCGGGATCGATGGGTTCGCCCAGAGTCCGGGCGAGTCGGAGGAGGGCGGCCGCCAGCCGGCGTCCGGCGGGCAGGGCCGATTGTTCGGCCCGGAGCTCGTCGCTCTCACACTGCCGGGCGAGGATGTTCCCCCAGACCGCGTCTTCTAGACCCCATTCCCGCGCGAGCGCGCGGAACCGGTCTGTGGGGAATACCCGCGTCTGGCACGGCCCGACGGCCAGGACGGTGGCGGCACGCTTCGCGCCCGACCACG contains:
- a CDS encoding Crp/Fnr family transcriptional regulator gives rise to the protein MTRHGFGARLTDETWGRLIQAGRPQRYEPGSPIMNQGDPGGSVHLLLEGAVKVAMVRPDGSLVALAFRGPGEILGEFSAWSGAKRAATVLAVGPCQTRVFPTDRFRALAREWGLEDAVWGNILARQCESDELRAEQSALPAGRRLAAALLRLARTLGEPIDPEVSDGAVPRRRGVLLAISLSQRDIADYIGLSRTSVALEYTRLKELGAIRTGRKYVAIHDLDLLESLAEAGESEVI